The DNA sequence GGCAATCTATATACTAAGTATTTCTTTAAAATAGACCAGCCTCGAATTGGTTTGATAAATATTGGTGAGGAGAGTAGTAAAGGCAGTGAACTTTATAAATCAACTTATCAGTCATTATCCAATCACCCAGATATTAATTTTGTCGGAAATATAGAAGGAAAGGATCTCTTAAAGGGAAATGTAGATGTGATAATCAGTGATGGATTCACTGGAAATATTATTCTAAAGACGGTTGAAGGGGCAGCAACCTCTATGTTTAAAATACTTAAGGAACAGTTCAACCAGGACTGGATAAGCAAACTTGGAGCTTTACTGGCTTATCCTGCCTTTGCGTTTTTAAAGAAAAAGGTTGACCATAGAGAATATGGTGGCGCTTTATTGGTTGGACTGAATGGTCTTTCAGTTGTTGCTCATGGCAGGTCAGATGCTACGGCAATTAAAAATGCAATAAAAACCTCGGTGCGGATGGTGAATTCAAAATTTCTTGAGCATGCCCGAGAATATTATGAGAGTAAAAAATGAAACAGTATCATGCTAAGATAAAAGGTACAGGGCGTTCATTGCCTGACAAGATCTTAAACAATTTTGATCTTGAAAAGCTGGTGGAGACCTCAGACGAATGGATAAAGACACGAACTGGAATGTCTGAACGGCGAGTGGCAGCAGACGATAAAGCTTCCAGTGATTATGCCACAGAGGCAGCTGAGCAAGCTTTGCAGATGGCAGATATTCACGCGAAAGAACTGGATTTGGTAATTGTAGGTACAGTTACTCCTGATCATGCGTTCCCTTCAACAGCCTGTTTAGTTATGAAGAATCTGGGAATTAAGAACGTTCCTGGATTTGATATTTCAGCGGGTTGTCCCGGC is a window from the Candidatus Stygibacter australis genome containing:
- the plsX gene encoding phosphate acyltransferase PlsX: MQGNKITVGLDAFGSDNAPYPEVEGAIIALKEEICEKILLYGDQAILSKELEKYFFDKSRLEIIHCSERVIMSDSPSKIMRQKKDSSLVRLIQDCHDKKVQVSVSAGNTGAVMSASLFIYGRLKNFLRPAIATLFPTIQGVELLLDVGANAECSVENLVQFAEIGNLYTKYFFKIDQPRIGLINIGEESSKGSELYKSTYQSLSNHPDINFVGNIEGKDLLKGNVDVIISDGFTGNIILKTVEGAATSMFKILKEQFNQDWISKLGALLAYPAFAFLKKKVDHREYGGALLVGLNGLSVVAHGRSDATAIKNAIKTSVRMVNSKFLEHAREYYESKK